A genome region from Trachemys scripta elegans isolate TJP31775 chromosome 2, CAS_Tse_1.0, whole genome shotgun sequence includes the following:
- the LOC117873278 gene encoding probable 2-ketogluconate reductase isoform X3 has translation MAKQEQPGLLILEIGGVCGVLEGHVELLKKHFHLITMNEFLKNKERLSEKIKSVFIYENRPVVDRELLQSLPHLKVIANSGVGVNHLDLKLISSFGVKVTNTPHAVSDSTADLGMALMLASARRLVEGCQIAVSPQTECFAADWLGDEVTGATLGIIGMGSIGYKVAKRAKAFEMKILYHNRNQRKEEEEQAVGARYCEKMEDLLQQSDFVILVVNLTPQTHKFIGKRELELMKPTATLINISRGAVVDHDALVEALQNGIIKAAALDVTYPEPLPRDHPLLKLKNIIITPHIGTATVQATRMMTEEAVTNIQAVLNGLPIPSEVIPQ, from the exons ATGGCAAAGCAAGAGCAGCCTGGTCTTTTGATCCTTGAAATAGGAGGTGTATGTGGTGTGCTGGAAGGCCATGTGGAGCTCTTGAAGAAACACTTTCACCTTATCACCATGAACGaatttcttaaaaacaaagaaagattgAGTGAAAAGATCAAATCTGTTTTCATATATGAAAACAGACCAGTTGTTGACCGGGAGCTCCTCCAGAGCCTACCTCACTTAAAGGTGATTGCAAACTCTGGGGTAGGAGTGAATCACTTGGACTTAAAATTGATTTCGAGCTTTGGAGTTAAAGTGACCAATACTCCACATGCTGTTTCTGACTCTACAGCAGACCTTGGGATGGCCTTGATGCTAGCATCTGCCAGAAGGCTAGTGGAAG GTTGTCAGATTGCAGTTTCTCCACAGACTGAGTGTTTTGCTGCTGACTGGCTGGGAGATGAAGTCACTGGGGCTACTCTCGGTATCATCGGCATGGGCAGCATTGGGTATAAGGTGGCCAAGAGGGCCAAagcttttgaaatgaaaattctgtACCACAACAggaaccagag aaaagaagaggaggaacagGCTGTTGGTGCCCGCTACTGTGAAAAGATGGAAGACTTGCTCCAGCAATCTGACTTTGTGATACTGGTCGTGAACCTGACACCTCAGACACACAAATTCATTGGGAAACGGGAGTTAGAGCTGATGAAACCCACTGCTACTCTCATTAACATCAGCAGAG GTGCAGTAGTTGATCATGATGCATTGGTGGAAGCTCTCCAAAATGGGATTATTAAGGCTGCAGCTTTGGATGTGACATACCCTGAACCTCTGCCAAG AGATCATCcattattaaaattaaagaaCATTATCATAACTCCTCACATTGGAACTGCTACAGTCCAAGCCACCCGTATGATGACAGAAGAAGCAGTAACAAATATacaggctgttctcaatggtctCCCCATTCCTAGTGAAGTGATCCCTCAGTGA